The following proteins are encoded in a genomic region of Palaemon carinicauda isolate YSFRI2023 chromosome 19, ASM3689809v2, whole genome shotgun sequence:
- the Delta gene encoding delta-like protein B → MRWLTQPVAIVLVMVLATGFVSKASANAVFELKLKNFVNQFGKDTEGHCCSGYKNSQGLCSGSCKTKFRVCLKVYQEVIDPSSPCTFGEAVTPVLGDNEVDFSKVDLGDFVNPVQFQLPSWQGTFSLIIEAWHEEPNDTISYVGPALITRLMTQRWLELGEDWTDDDHRTAHSSLSYQYRVTCQAHYYGEGCRKWCKPRNDSFGHYNCSASGDLDCLDGWQGTENYCLTPICSAGCHATTGFCDNPNECKCHIGWEGPNCDQCIVYPGCLHGSCQKPWQCECDEGWGGLFCNQDLNFCTNHQPCKNGATCFNTAPGSYSCECPSGFSGTNCEIINDTCATTPCRNGGTCLDTGDDQFVCQCPSGYTGQYCEISGQSCADRPCLNGATCSDTHTGYQCYCRPGYESTNCERPVNECTSDPCLNGGSCVDEHDGFQCVCPVGYTGNMCQTNIDDCAHRPCLNGGTCIDDLDFFTCKCVPGFLGKLCQTNVDDCSTQPCANGGTCVDAVNDFQCQCREGWGGRQCTESVPIRASPCSSSPCQNGGYCTERADLPLGYQCSCPTGVGGPLCTIVTKPLIVGETGESMSPAQVVLIVTFSVAIPLLALVSALVIVCMKRRRRRDRARQDEEARRQNEQNMVHNAVNAVNKKSLEDMIFNSLDYPPKPLNTRPQSHPHPHHPQHHEPEFHKKEVENTYSIVPTRSAKPLNNDVSRHSLADRLEKDLDALTCRGTPTSELNAPCSKDLHLPRTRSHSDVYLKRGSGSGGCGPIDVHTSTNTLTSTCSPSTCTTPSSVYVIEEHYDDDENYIATEV, encoded by the exons ATGCGGTGGCTAACACAGCCCGTGGCCATCGTACTGGTCATGGTTTTAGCAACTGGTTTTGTGTCAAAG GCCTCTGCTAACGCAGTTTTCGAACTCAAGCTTAAAAATTTTGTGAACCAGTTCGGAAAAGACACGGAAGGCCACTGTTGCAGTGGATACAAGAACTCCCAAGGATTATGTAGTGGATCTTGTAAGACGAAATTCCGCGTGTGTCTGAAAGTTTATCAAGAAGTGATCGACCCGTCGTCTCCTTGTACTTTTGGAGAGGCCGTCACGCCCGTTTTGGGCGACAACGAAGTGGATTTTTCTAAAGTGGATTTAGGCGATTTTGTCAATCCCGTTCAGTTTCAGTTACCTTCGTGGCAG GGAACTTTCTCGCTCATCATCGAAGCTTGGCATGAAGAACCCAACGATACTATCTCCTATGTCG GTCCTGCCTTGATCACTCGGCTGATGACCCAACGTTGGTTAGAGTTGGGGGAAGATTGGACTGACGATGATCACCGAACTGCTCACTCATCTCTCAGCTATCAGTACCGGGTCACATGCCAGGCCCATTACTATGGAGAAGGGTGCCGCAAGTGGTGTAAGCCCAGGAACGACTCGTTCGGGCACTACAATTGCAGTGCCTCTGGCGACCTTGACTGCCTTGATGGATGGCAGGGCACCGAGAACTATTGCCTCACAC CCATCTGCAGTGCAGGATGTCACGCCACTACTGGCTTCTGCGATAATCCAAACGAATGCAA GTGTCACATCGGATGGGAAGGTCCCAATTGTGACCAGTGCATCGTCTACCCTGGCTGTCTCCACGGCTCCTGTCAGAAGCCGTGGCAGTGCGAGTGTGACGAAGGCTGGGGTGGTTTGTTCTGCAACCAAGATCTAAATTTCTGCACCAACCACCAGCCCTGCAAGAATGGAGCCACGTGTTTTAACACTGCCCCTGGATCCTACTCCTGCGAATGTCCTTCCGGTTTCTCGGGCACGAACTGTGAAATCATCAATGACACTTGTGCTACTACTCCGTGCCGGAATGGGGGCACCTGTCTGGATACCGGTGACGATCAATTTGTGTGTCAGTGTCCCTCCGGTTACACAGGACAGTACTGTGAGATCTCGGGTCAGTCTTGCGCTGATCGACCCTGCCTCAATGGTGCTACTTGTTCGGACACACACACTGGCTATCAGTGTTATTGTCGGCCTGGCTACGAGAGTACCAACTGTGAACGTCCTGTGAACGAATGCACTTCCGACCCGTGTTTAAATGGGGGTTCGTGTGTTGATGAACATGACGGATTTCAGTGCGTTTGCCCTGTGGGATACACTGGGAATATGTGCCAGACCAACATCGATGACTGTGCCCATCGTCCTTGCCTGAATGGAGGCACTTGTATTGATGATTTAGATTTTTTTACTTGTAAATGCGTTCCAGGCTTCTTGGGTAAACTTTGTCAAACTAATGTTGACGATTGTAGTACTCAGCCATGTGCGAACGGAGGTACTTGCGTGGATGCAGTGAATGATTTCCAGTGTCAGTGCCGTGAGGGTTGGGGTGGCAGGCAGTGTACGGAGTCTGTGCCCATTCGAGCATCCCCTTGTTCATCCTCACCTTGTCAAAATGGAGGTTATTGTACCGAGAGAGCAGATCTACCCTTGGGTTATCAATGCAGCTGTCCTACTGGTGTTGGGGGCCCCCTCTGCACGATTGTTACTAAACCTTTGATCGTTGGTGAAACCGGCGAGTCGATGTCCCCAGCCCAAGTAGTCTTGATCGTGACTTTCAGTGTGGCAATACCCTTACTGGCTTTAGTGTCAGCTTTGGTGATCGTCTGCATGAAACGTCGGAGACGCCGCGATCGTGCTCGTCAAGACGAAGAAGCAAGACGCCAGAACGAACAGAATATGGTTCACAATGCTGTGAATGCCGTCAACAAAAAGTCTTTGGAAGATATGATTTTCAATTCGTTGGATTATCCACCGAAGCCCTTGAACACCCGGCCACAAAGTCACCCTCATCCTCACCATCCCCAGCACCATGAACCAGAATTTCATAAGAAAGAAGTCGAGAATACCTACAGCATCGTCCCCACCAGGAGTGCTAAGCCTTTGAACAATGATGTTTCGAGGCACTCCTTAGCAGATCGTCTGGAGAAAGACCTGGACGCTCTCACTTGCCGTGGCACGCCCACTTCAGAGCTTAATGCGCCCTGCAGCAAAGACTTGCATCTGCCTCGAACTCGTAGTCACAG TGATGTGTACTTGAAACGAGGCAGTGGATCGGGTGGCTGTGGGCCCATCGACGTCCACACGTCGACCAACACCTTAACGTCGACGTGTTCGCCGTCGACCTGCACAACGCCGTCGAGCGTCTACGTCATAGAGGAGCACTACGACGACGACGAAAACTACATCGCCACCGAAGTTTAG